In the Streptomyces formicae genome, one interval contains:
- a CDS encoding AfsR/SARP family transcriptional regulator — protein sequence MKADPHVTRGLGRFVFITGGCEMRYEVLGNLRITDGDEVAVLRARKIEPLLATLLIRSGQIVSASHLITEIWGDEPPRRATATLHVYISQLRKFLTVPGATQSPIVTRAPGYVLQLGEAALDVHDFQQLVREGRGHAKARRHAEASRAFSAALGLWRGDVLGDLRGGPTIESFTTWAEEARLECTEMLFEADLAQGAHRELVAELYQITLEHPLRETFHRLLMLALYRSGRTSEALMAYESVRAKLDTELGITPCRALNELRQAILLSDPALDHAIAA from the coding sequence ATGAAGGCGGATCCGCACGTCACGCGCGGCCTCGGCCGCTTCGTCTTCATCACAGGGGGATGCGAGATGCGCTACGAAGTCCTGGGCAACCTGCGAATAACGGACGGGGACGAGGTCGCCGTCCTCAGAGCGCGCAAGATCGAGCCGCTGCTCGCCACCCTGCTGATCCGCAGCGGCCAGATCGTCTCCGCGTCCCACCTGATCACCGAGATCTGGGGCGACGAGCCGCCCCGCCGGGCCACCGCCACGCTGCACGTCTACATCTCCCAGCTGCGCAAGTTCCTCACCGTGCCGGGCGCGACGCAGAGCCCCATCGTGACCCGCGCCCCCGGCTACGTGCTCCAGCTCGGCGAAGCCGCCCTCGACGTGCACGACTTCCAGCAACTGGTGCGCGAGGGACGCGGCCACGCCAAGGCCCGTCGGCACGCAGAGGCGTCCCGCGCCTTCTCCGCGGCGCTCGGTCTGTGGCGCGGCGACGTGCTCGGCGATCTGCGCGGCGGCCCGACCATCGAGAGCTTCACCACCTGGGCCGAGGAGGCCAGGCTGGAGTGCACCGAGATGCTGTTCGAGGCGGACCTGGCCCAGGGTGCCCACCGCGAACTGGTCGCCGAGCTCTACCAGATCACCCTGGAGCACCCGCTGCGCGAGACCTTCCACCGGCTACTGATGCTGGCCCTCTACCGCTCGGGGCGCACCAGCGAGGCGCTGATGGCGTACGAATCCGTGCGCGCCAAGCTCGACACCGAGCTGGGCATCACGCCCTGCCGCGCGCTGAACGAACTCCGCCAGGCCATCCTGCTGTCCGACCCCGCGCTGGACCACGCCATCGCGGCATGA
- a CDS encoding flavin reductase family protein gives MNGYRPVLVEPALFRSVFRRHAAGVAIVTAQGEHPVGFTATSLTSLSAQPPLLTFGISATASSWPTVNTAGHVGVHLLGEEQKQLAATFARSGVDRFAPPTSWHPGPEGVPVLDGVLAVLICRVVSRVPAGDHTLVIAEPVHVRHGEPGQPLLYHDGGYAALRT, from the coding sequence TTGAATGGCTATCGACCCGTGCTGGTGGAACCCGCGCTGTTCCGCAGCGTGTTCCGTCGGCACGCGGCCGGGGTGGCCATAGTCACCGCACAGGGCGAACACCCTGTCGGCTTCACCGCCACCTCGCTCACCTCCTTGTCGGCCCAGCCGCCGCTGCTCACCTTCGGGATCAGTGCCACCGCCTCGTCCTGGCCCACCGTCAACACGGCGGGCCACGTGGGCGTCCATCTGCTGGGCGAGGAGCAGAAGCAGCTCGCCGCCACGTTCGCGCGCAGCGGTGTGGACCGCTTCGCGCCGCCCACGTCCTGGCACCCGGGGCCCGAGGGGGTCCCGGTCCTCGACGGCGTACTCGCCGTGCTGATCTGTCGTGTCGTCAGCCGCGTGCCCGCCGGGGACCACACCCTGGTCATCGCGGAGCCGGTGCACGTGCGGCACGGCGAGCCGGGGCAGCCACTGCTCTACCACGACGGCGGGTACGCGGCGCTGCGCACCTGA